The Sesamum indicum cultivar Zhongzhi No. 13 linkage group LG6, S_indicum_v1.0, whole genome shotgun sequence genome has a segment encoding these proteins:
- the LOC105164006 gene encoding protein NRT1/ PTR FAMILY 8.1 encodes MAEEDNYTKDGTLDYRNNPANKKKTGTWKACPFILGNECCERLAYYGMSSNLLNYFTTQLNQHNATASKNLWNWSGTCYVMPLVGAFLADAYLGRYWTIASFSIIYVLGMTLLTLSASVPGLRPTCYTKDECYATNSQTAVCFLALYMVALGTGGIKPCVSSYGADQFDDADEVEKGHKSSFFNWFYFSINIGALIASSILVWIQVNIGWGWGFGVPAVAMAIAVAFFFSGTRLYRYQKPGGSPLTRLCQVLVASLRKYRVAVPGDKSLLYETTDAESAIVGSRKLDHTNQFRFLDKAAVEKESDHSKGSVNPWRLCTVTQVEELKGIIRLLPVWATGIIFSAVYGQMGNLFLMQAGYMDARLGRSNFQIPEASLAIFDTISVIFWVPVYDRFIIPMTRKFTGHKNGLTQLQRIGTGLFISIFPMISAGILEIFRLRIVRRHNSYNVKQGPISIFWQVPQYFIIGCAEVFTNIGQLEFFYEQAPDSMRSLCAALSLTTTALGNYLSSLLVTIVMGISTRGGRPGWIPDNLNYGHLHYFFLLLAVLSVLNLGVFIVVAKKYSYKRAVGTLR; translated from the exons ATGGCGGAGGAGGATAACTACACGAAAGACGGGACGTTGGACTACCGTAACAATCCTgcaaacaagaagaaaacagGAACTTGGAAGGCCTGCCCCTTTATTCTTG GAAACGAATGTTGCGAAAGATTAGCATACTACGGGATGAGCTCCAACCTGCTTAATTATTTCACTACTCAACTGAATCAACACAATGCTACTGCTTCAAAGAATCTGTGGAACTGGTCGGGAACATGCTACGTCATGCCGTTGGTGGGTGCATTTCTTGCTGATGCATATCTAGGGAGATACTGGACTATTGCGAGCTTCTCTATCATCTACGTTCTT GGAATGACCTTATTGACGTTATCAGCCTCCGTTCCTGGCCTGAGGCCGACGTGTTACACGAAAGATGAATGCTATGCGACAAATTCTCAAACTGCAGTCTGTTTCTTGGCGCTGTACATGGTGGCACTAGGAACAGGCGGCATCAAGCCTTGTGTTTCCTCATATGGGGCAGATCAATTTGATGATGCTGATGAGGTTGAGAAGGGCCACAAGAGTTCGTTCTTCAATTGGTTCTATTTTTCGATCAATATCGGTGCATTGATCGCCTCTTCAATCCTTGTCTGGATACAAGTGAACATCGGGTGGGGATGGGGATTTGGTGTGCCGGCAGTGGCAATGGCGATTGCCGtagcatttttcttttcaggtACACGACTGTATCGGTACCAAAAACCCGGCGGCAGCCCTCTCACCCGTCTTTGCCAGGTGCTGGTGGCTTCCTTGAGAAAGTATCGAGTTGCAGTGCCTGGTGACAAGTCTCTTCTGTACGAGACTACTGATGCCGAGTCTGCAATAGTAGGGAGCCGCAAGCTTGATCATACGAATCAATTTCG tttcttaGACAAGGCAGCAGTGGAGAAAGAGTCAGATCACAGCAAGGGCTCAGTAAACCCATGGCGGCTCTGCACCGTCACACAAGTTGAGGAGCTGAAGGGGATCATACGCCTGTTGCCCGTGTGGGCAACTGGAATCATCTTCAGTGCCGTCTACGGACAAATGGGTAACCTGTTCTTGATGCAAGCCGGGTACATGGACGCGCGATTAGGCCGGTCCAACTTCCAAATCCCAGAAGCCTCACTCGCCATTTTCGACACCATAAGTGTAATATTCTGGGTACCAGTCTACGATCGTTTCATCATCCCaatgacaagaaaatttaCAGGCCACAAGAATGGTCTGACTCAGCTGCAGCGCATCGGGACCGGACTATTCATATCCATCTTTCCCATGATATCAGCCGGGATTTTGGAGATCTTCCGCCTCCGAATAGTAAGACGGCACAATAGCTATAATGTTAAGCAGGGGCCTATTTCCATATTCTGGCAGGTCCCTCAGTACTTCATCATAGGTTGTGCAGAAGTTTTCACAAACATCGGACAACTGGAATTCTTCTATGAGCAAGCGCCCGACTCGATGAGAAGTTTATGCGCAGCGCTGTCTCTCACCACAACTGCACTTGGGAACTATTTAAGCTCTTTGCTAGTGACAATTGTGATGGGTATCAGCACTAGGGGTGGGAGGCCTGGATGGATACCTGACAACTTAAACTATGGGCATCTCCATTATTTCTTCTTGCTTTTGGCAGTGCTGAGTGTGCTTAACTTGGGAGTTTTCATTGTGGTAGCAAAGAAGTATTCTTACAAGAGAGCAGTAGGGACTCTGCGCTGA